A genomic window from Gossypium hirsutum isolate 1008001.06 chromosome D10, Gossypium_hirsutum_v2.1, whole genome shotgun sequence includes:
- the LOC107915088 gene encoding major pollen allergen Bet v 1-E has protein sequence MGVVTYDYENTSPVAPARLFKAFTVEAPKVWPTAAPNAVKSLEVEANPSSGSIVKINFVEGLPFQYMKHQIGGHDESNFSYSYDLIEGGPLGDKLEKISYENRFEAAAGGGSICKSSMKFYTIGDNVITEDEIKALIKGSEGVYKPVEAYLLANPEACN, from the exons ATGGGTGTTGTCACTTATGACTATGAGAATACCTCCCCAGTCGCCCCTGCCAGGCTTTTCAAGGCCTTTACTGTTGAAGCTCCGAAAGTTTGGCCCACGGCTGCACCTAATGCAGTAAAGAGCCTTGAGGTTGAAGCTAATCCTAGCTCTGGAAGTATCGTAAAAATCAACTTTGTTGAAG GCCTTCCATTCCAATATATGAAGCACCAGATCGGAGGACATGATGAAAGTAATTTTTCATACAGTTACGATTTAATCGAAGGTGGGCCTTTGGGGGATAAGCTTGAAAAAATTAGCTATGAGAACAGGTTTGAGGCAGCTGCAGGTGGAGGGAGTATTTGCAAGAGCTCAATGAAATTCTACACTATAGGCGATAATGTTATCACTGAAGACGAAATCAAGGCTCTCATTAAAGGGAGTGAGGGAGTTTACAAGCCTGTTGAAGCTTACCTCTTGGCTAATCCCGAAGCCTGCAACTAG